A genomic segment from Glycine max cultivar Williams 82 chromosome 1, Glycine_max_v4.0, whole genome shotgun sequence encodes:
- the LOC106798398 gene encoding UPF0481 protein At3g47200, whose translation MGGEAENSGLNQWVHSLSIILGCLDHKKAEACSITLVPEQLRRSKEEAYTPHVVSVGPLHKGKRTDLLYMEEIKLRCMLYLLYRCKNVDINKLDQVLLNCGKAMLKLDEIVRGSYNVDDLKLNRNDLAKIMVLDGCFLLELLISGSPELNEKLESQLDGLSSGIEVIQREKVLSDLIMLENQIPLIVLGKLFTTLFPENLTKDDNDGIRLIREHALSILGYDYSTLGSSYSSELKGFHFLELVHSFIDKEKEQDKATKQNANAAVENNEVNNASAIDIPTDKVAKQNANASVENNASAIGTRSKKDANTSHGQRKLSRCATRLEAAGIKIKPPEGVTSESRRASEARFDLKITFSKEKGILEIPQLHITETTEAKWRNLIAWEVNRITLEKQRGKKARFTCHFIFYAWFVQSLICSVHDLKLLKDRHVIEVHESMSNEDLMNMLRKITEGVPDAEIDHEIDMDSWFRQVINELNSYPTTVDRARKTRKVLGHIFRRVLTWIWYKCRGAYGLLRRDYMPNGWRVIAVLAAATALTLTAIQTHYAIHRN comes from the coding sequence ATGGGCGGCGAAGCCGAAAATTCCGGTTTGAACCAATGGGTTCATTCTTTGTCAATAATTCTGGGTTGTCTGGATCACAAAAAAGCGGAAGCATGTAGCATCACCCTTGTTCCGGAGCAACTTCGGAGATCCAAAGAGGAAGCTTACACGCCACACGTGGTCTCCGTGGGACCCCTCCACAAGGGAAAGAGAACGGACCTACTATACATGGAAGAGATCAAGCTACGCTGCATGCTCTATCTCCTCTATCGATGCAAAAATGTTGATATCAATAAGCTCGATCAAGTTTTGCTCAATTGTGGCAAAGCTATGCTGAAGTTGGATGAAATAGTTCGCGGTAGCTACAATGTCGATGACCTTAAGCTCAACCGCAACGACCTCGCGAAAATTATGGTGTTGGACGGTTGTTTTCTGTTGGAGCTTCTAATTAGTGGATCACCGGAACTGAATGAAAAACTTGAGAGCCAATTGGATGGTCTTAGTTCCGGAATTGAAGTCATACAAAGGGAAAAGGTGTTGTCGGATTTGATTATGCTCGAGAACCAGATCCCTCTCATCGTTCTGGGTAAGTTGTTTACCACACTTTTTCCCGAGAATCTTACAAAGGATGATAATGATGGCATCAGATTGATACGTGAGCATGCGCTTTCTATCTTGGGCTATGATTACTCTACTCTGGGCTCCTCCTATTCTTCCGAGTTAAAAGGCTTTCATTTTCTTGAACTTGTTCACTCGTTCATAGATAAGGAAAAAGAACAAGATAAAGCAACGAAGCAGAATGCCAATGCTGCTGTGGAGAACAACGAAGTGAACAATGCTTCGGCAATTGATATACCGACTGACAAGGTTGCAAAGCAGAATGCCAATGCTTCTGTGGAGAACAATGCTTCAGCAATTGGTACACGGAGTAAAAAGGATGCGAATACTAGTCATGGTCAACGAAAACTATCGCGATGCGCTACGAGGCTTGAAGCAGCTGGGATTAAAATCAAACCTCCAGAAGGAGTTACCTCAGAATCAAGGAGGGCAAGTGAGGCAAGGTTTGACTTGAAGATAACGTTCAGCAAAGAGAAAGGAATACTAGAAATCCCGCAGCTGCATATTACTGAAACCACGGAAGCAAAGTGGCGGAACTTGATTGCGTGGGAGGTGAACAGAATCACCCTAGAGAAACAGCGAGGGAAAAAGGCCAGATTtacttgtcatttcattttttatgcttGGTTCGTTCAGAGTTTGATTTGTTCGGTCCACGACCTTAAACTGCTTAAGGATAGACATGTTATAGAGGTACATGAATCAATGAGCAACGAAGATTTGATGAATATGCTTCGTAAAATCACAGAGGGAGTTCCTGATGCTGAGATTGATCATGAGATTGATATGGATTCCTGGTTTCGTCAGGTGATTAACGAATTGAACTCATACCCAACAACTGTAGATCGTGCGAGGAAAACCAGGAAAGTCTTGGGGCATATTTTCAGACGCGTTCTAACATGGATTTGGTACAAATGCAGAGGCGCATATGGGTTGTTGAGACGAGATTATATGCCTAACGGGTGGAGAGTGATAGCGGTGCTTGCTGCTGCTACGGCGCTTACTCTCACTGCTATCCAGACACATTATGCAATCCACCGTAACTAG